A DNA window from Arachis hypogaea cultivar Tifrunner chromosome 18, arahy.Tifrunner.gnm2.J5K5, whole genome shotgun sequence contains the following coding sequences:
- the LOC112769172 gene encoding pentatricopeptide repeat-containing protein At1g73710-like — MFRHIFCKSSFFIFFNFFKLWCHRYHKTSLLGPFANPHHKIALSSHSLSFKDSIFTHKLPFFFVPKGSEEQEEEGEQGRWERVVKVFEWFKSQRGYVPNVIHYNVVLRVLGKAQRWDQLRLLWIEMAKNRVSPTNNTYSMLVDVYGKSGLVREALLWIKHMRLRGFFPDEVTMSTIVKVLKDVGEFDRADRFYKDWCDGRVELDDLDLDSLSVTATNGSRSMPISFKHFLSTELFKTGGRNILNSSNKEIGPQKPRLTSTFNTMIDLYGKAGRLKDAAEVFADMLKSGVAMDTITFNTMIFICGNHGNLLEAESLLNKMEENGISPDTKTYNILLSLYANSGNTDAALCCYRRIRDVGLFPDDVTHRALLGALCSKNMVQAVETLIDEMEKSSVSVDENSLPGIIEMYVNEGALDKANDMLQKFLMNGVPSSSICAAIMDAFAEKGHWLEAENVFYRERGVPGQRRDVIEYNILIKAYGKGKLYNKAVSLFRGMKNHGTWPDGCTYNSLIQMLSGADLGDQARDLMVEMQGMAFKPHCQTFSAVIASYARLSQLSDAVSVYQEMLRAGVKPNEVVYGSLINGFAEYSSLEEALWYFNIMEESGLSANLVVLTSLLKSYCKVGNLEGVKAIYERMQNLEGGLDLVACNSMISLFADLGLVSEAKMAFKNLREKGWADGISYVTMMYLYKDMGRIDEAIEIAEEMRLLGLLRDCVSYNKVLVCYTTHGQLYECGELIHEMISKKLLPNDGTFKVLFTVLKKGGFPIEAVVQLESSLKEGKPYARQAAIAALYSLVGMHNLALKSVQTFIESEVDLDSYAYNVAIYAYGSAGEINKALNTYMKMQDKHLEPDIVTQINMVGCYGKAGMVEGVKRIFTQLRGGEIEPCKSLFKAIIDGYRVCNRKDLAELVGQEMKITFNLEENNEVESKIESENGSDCD; from the coding sequence ATGTTCAGACATATTTTTTGTAAGtcctccttcttcatcttcttcaatttcttcaaACTTTGGTGCCACCGTTATCACAAAACCTCACTACTGGGGCCATTTGCCAACCCCCATCACAAAATCGCACTTTCCTCGCATTCATTGTCATTCAAAGACTCTATCTTTACCCACAAACTCCCCTTCTTCTTCGTCCCTAAAGGCTcggaagagcaagaagaagaaggggaaCAGGGTAGGTGGGAGCGTGTTGTTAAGGTTTTTGAGTGGTTTAAGTCACAGAGAGGGTATGTTCCCAATGTGATTCACTATAATGTTGTGCTTAGAGTTCTTGGTAAGGCTCAGAGATGGGACCAATTGAGGCTTCTCTGGATCGAAATGGCGAAGAACAGGGTTTCGCCTACTAATAACACTTATAGCATGCTTGTTGATGTGTATGGAAAATCAGGTCTTGTTAGAGAAGCACTTCTGTGGATTAAGCATATGAGGTTGAGGGGTTTTTTTCCTGATGAGGTTACAATGAGTACGATTGTTAAGGTGTTGAAGGATGTGGGAGAGTTCGATAGGGCAGATAGGTTTTACAAGGATTGGTGTGATGGTAGGGTTGAGTTAGATGATCTTGATTTGGATTCTCTATCAGTTACTGCTACGAATGGTTCTAGATCGATGCCTATTAGTTTCAAGCATTTCCTTTCGACCGAGCTGTTTAAGACGGGTGGGAGAAACATTTTGAATTCATCAAACAAGGAGATTGGTCCCCAGAAACCCCGGTTGACTTCAACTTTCAATACCATGATAGATTTGTATGGCAAGGCCGGACGGCTAAAGGATGCTGCCGAAGTCTTTGCTGATATGTTAAAATCCGGAGTGGCAATGGATACAATCACTTTTAATACTATGATCTTTATCTGTGGAAATCATGGTAATTTGTTGGAAGCTGAATCTCTGCTTAATAAAATGGAAGAAAATGGTATATCCCCTGATACGAAAACTTACAATATCCTTCTGTCCTTATATGCTAATTCGGGGAATACGGATGCTGCTCTTTGTTGTTATAGAAGGATTAGAGATGTTGGGCTCTTCCCGGATGATGTAACTCACAGAGCTCTTCTTGGTGCGTTATGCTCAAAGAATATGGTTCAAGCTGTGGAAACTCTGATTGATGAAATGGAGAAATCTTCTGTTTCTGTCGATGAGAACTCTCTTCCTGGTATCATCGAGATGTATGTTAACGAAGGAGCCCTTGACAAAGCAAATGATATGCTTCAGAAATTTCTAATGAACGGTGTACCATCATCAAGTATATGTGCTGCAATTATGGATGCTTTTGCTGAAAAGGGACATTGGCTTGAAGCCGAGAATGTGTTTTATAGGGAAAGAGGTGTGCCAGGGCAGAGAAGGGATGTCATAGAATACAATATCTTGATCAAAGCGTATGGCAAAGGAAAACTTTACAACAAAGCTGTTTCTCTCTTCAGGGGAATGAAGAATCATGGGACTTGGCCTGATGGTTGCACTTATAATTCTCTCATTCAGATGTTATCCGGTGCTGATTTAGGCGATCAGGCAAGAGATCTCATGGTTGAAATGCAAGGGATGGCATTTAAGCCGCATTGTCAGACTTTTTCTGCTGTTATTGCATCCTATGCTCGTCTCAGTCAGCTTTCTGATGCTGTCAGTGTGTACCAGGAAATGCTACGAGCCGGAGTAAAACCAAACGAGGTTGTGTATGGATCTTTAATAAACGGATTTGCAGAATACAGTAGTCTTGAAGAGGCACTTTGGTATTTCAACATTATGGAAGAATCCGGATTATCTGCCAATTTAGTTGTGTTGACATCCTTGCTAAAGTCTTATTGTAAGGTTGGGAACTTGGAAGGAGTAAAAGCGATTTATGAACGGATGCAGAACTTGGAAGGTGGTCTTGATTTAGTTGCGTGCAATAGTATGATCAGTCTCTTTGCAGATCTCGGATTGGTATCCGAAGCCAAGATGGCTTTCAAGAATTTGAGAGAAAAGGGCTGGGCAGACGGGATTTCATATGTGACAATGATGTATCTTTATAAAGATATGGGAAGGATCGACGAGGCCATTGAGATTGCGGAGGAGATGAGGCTTTTAGGTTTACTGAGGGATTGTGTTTCATATAATAAGGTACTGGTTTGTTATACCACTCATGGACAGCTTTATGAGTGTGGTGAACTAATACATGAGATGATATCTAAGAAGCTTTTGCCAAATGATGGAACTTTTAAAGTGTTGTTCACTGTATTAAAGAAGGGAGGGTTTCCAATTGAAGCAGTTGTGCAGTTGGAGTCATCTCTGAAGGAGGGGAAGCCTTATGCGCGACAAGCTGCGATCGCTGCTTTGTATTCTTTAGTTGGTATGCACAATTTGGCGCTTAAATCCGTTCAGACATTCATAGAATCCGAGGTTGATCTTGACTCCTATGCATATAATGTGGCAATCTATGCATATGGTTCGGCTGGAGAAATCAACAAGGCCTTGAACACATACATGAAAATGCAGGATAAGCATTTGGAGCCGGACATTGTGACTCAGATTAATATGGTAGGTTGTTATGGAAAAGCCGGCATGGTTGAAGGCGTGAAACGGATATTTACCCAACTAAGAGGCGGAGAGATCGAGCCATGCAAGTCTTTGTTCAAGGCTATTATAGATGGTTACAGAGTTTGCAATAGAAAGGACCTGGCTGAGTTAGTTGGCCAAGAGATGAAAATCACATTCAACTTGGAAGAAAATAATGAAGTTGAGAGCAAAATTGAAAGTGAAAATGGAAGTGATTgtgattga
- the LOC112769173 gene encoding uncharacterized protein At4g37920 isoform X2, whose amino-acid sequence MESHAMILPLRYYSVPLVLSATQPTPPFLAFPSKTSLSFPRLNFPTTGGRLWHCLTVSEGLSSASSSGSSVDVDDGSGGGGGKEEVLLDESRMVRVCDKLIGVFMVDKPTPTDWRRLLAFSREWDIIRPHFFKRCQDRADVEADPTMKERQLRLGRKLKEIDEDVQRHNDLLEVIKGDPSGITDIVAKRRKDFTKEFFVHLHTVAESYYDNAEMQNELAKLGNICLAAVQAYDDATESMEKLNEAELKFQDIFNSPSLDAACRKIDSLAEKKELDSTLVLMITKAWSAAKESNMMKDEVKDVLYHLYKTSVGNLQRLVPKEIRIIKYLIRIEDPEEQLCALKDTFTPGEELEGIDVDSLYTTPEKLHTWIKTVVDTYHLSTEGTLIREARDMLNPEVIQKLEVLKTVVERNFM is encoded by the exons ATGGAGTCACACGCAATGATTCTTCCGTTGCGCTATTATTCAGTTCCTCTAGTATTGTCCGCTACCCAACCTACTCCTCCAtttcttgcttttccctcaaaaaCTTCTCTTTCATTTCCGCGCCTCAATTTTCCCACCACAG GGGGAAGGTTGTGGCACTGTCTAACTGTTAGTGAAGGCTTGTCCTCTGCCAGTTCCTCTGGAAGCAGTGTTGATGTTGATGATGGCAGTGGCGGTGGCGGTGGAAAAGAAGAGGTACTGTTGGATGAGAGTCGAATGGTTAGGGTGTGTGATAAGCTTATTGGTGTTTTCATGGTTGACAAGCCCACACCTACCGATTGGAGGAGGTTGCTGGCTTTTAGCAGGGAGTGGGACATCATTAGGCCCCATTTCTTCAAGCGATGTCAGGATAGGGCAGATGTCGAGGCtgatcccacaatgaaggagagGCAGCTCCGCCTTGGAAGGAAGCTTAAAGAG ATTGATGAGGATGTGCAAAGACATAATGATCTACTTGAAGTGATCAAAGGGGACCCATCAGGAATTACTGACATTGTCGCCAAGCGTCGTAAAGATTTTACAAAAGAATTCTTTGTGCACCTTCATACTGTAGCTGAATCCTACTATGACAATGCTGAAATGCAAAATG aACTTGCAAAGCTTGGGAACATTTGCTTGGCTGCTGTACAAGCCTATGATGATGCAACCGAAAGCATGGAAAAGTTAAATGAAGCAGAGTTGAAATTCCAAGATATTTTCAATTCGCCCTCACTTGATGCTGCCTGCAGAAAAATAGACAGTTTGGCTGAAAAAAAAGAACTTGATTCCACATTGGTATTGATGATCACCAAAGCTTGGTCGGCTGCTAAGGAATCAAACATGATGAAAGATGAG GTAAAAGATGTACTTTATCATTTATACAAGACTTCCGTGGGAAACCTCCAGAGACTTGTGCCAAAAGAGATTCGAATTATTAAATATCTTATTAGAATTGAGGATCCTGAGGAACAACTGTGTGCTCTCAAAGATACATTTACACCTGGAGAAGAACTTGAAGGAATCGATGTTGATAGCTTGTATAC GACACCAGAGAAACTTCACACATGGATAAAGACTGTGGTGGATACTTATCATTTGAGCACAGAAGGTACCCTTATTAGGGAAGCAAGGGATATGCTGAATCCAGAGGTCATCCAAAAATTGGAGGTCCTTAAAACTGTTGTGGAAAGGAATTTCATGTGA
- the LOC112769173 gene encoding uncharacterized protein At4g37920 isoform X1, giving the protein MESHAMILPLRYYSVPLVLSATQPTPPFLAFPSKTSLSFPRLNFPTTAGGRLWHCLTVSEGLSSASSSGSSVDVDDGSGGGGGKEEVLLDESRMVRVCDKLIGVFMVDKPTPTDWRRLLAFSREWDIIRPHFFKRCQDRADVEADPTMKERQLRLGRKLKEIDEDVQRHNDLLEVIKGDPSGITDIVAKRRKDFTKEFFVHLHTVAESYYDNAEMQNELAKLGNICLAAVQAYDDATESMEKLNEAELKFQDIFNSPSLDAACRKIDSLAEKKELDSTLVLMITKAWSAAKESNMMKDEVKDVLYHLYKTSVGNLQRLVPKEIRIIKYLIRIEDPEEQLCALKDTFTPGEELEGIDVDSLYTTPEKLHTWIKTVVDTYHLSTEGTLIREARDMLNPEVIQKLEVLKTVVERNFM; this is encoded by the exons ATGGAGTCACACGCAATGATTCTTCCGTTGCGCTATTATTCAGTTCCTCTAGTATTGTCCGCTACCCAACCTACTCCTCCAtttcttgcttttccctcaaaaaCTTCTCTTTCATTTCCGCGCCTCAATTTTCCCACCACAG CAGGGGGAAGGTTGTGGCACTGTCTAACTGTTAGTGAAGGCTTGTCCTCTGCCAGTTCCTCTGGAAGCAGTGTTGATGTTGATGATGGCAGTGGCGGTGGCGGTGGAAAAGAAGAGGTACTGTTGGATGAGAGTCGAATGGTTAGGGTGTGTGATAAGCTTATTGGTGTTTTCATGGTTGACAAGCCCACACCTACCGATTGGAGGAGGTTGCTGGCTTTTAGCAGGGAGTGGGACATCATTAGGCCCCATTTCTTCAAGCGATGTCAGGATAGGGCAGATGTCGAGGCtgatcccacaatgaaggagagGCAGCTCCGCCTTGGAAGGAAGCTTAAAGAG ATTGATGAGGATGTGCAAAGACATAATGATCTACTTGAAGTGATCAAAGGGGACCCATCAGGAATTACTGACATTGTCGCCAAGCGTCGTAAAGATTTTACAAAAGAATTCTTTGTGCACCTTCATACTGTAGCTGAATCCTACTATGACAATGCTGAAATGCAAAATG aACTTGCAAAGCTTGGGAACATTTGCTTGGCTGCTGTACAAGCCTATGATGATGCAACCGAAAGCATGGAAAAGTTAAATGAAGCAGAGTTGAAATTCCAAGATATTTTCAATTCGCCCTCACTTGATGCTGCCTGCAGAAAAATAGACAGTTTGGCTGAAAAAAAAGAACTTGATTCCACATTGGTATTGATGATCACCAAAGCTTGGTCGGCTGCTAAGGAATCAAACATGATGAAAGATGAG GTAAAAGATGTACTTTATCATTTATACAAGACTTCCGTGGGAAACCTCCAGAGACTTGTGCCAAAAGAGATTCGAATTATTAAATATCTTATTAGAATTGAGGATCCTGAGGAACAACTGTGTGCTCTCAAAGATACATTTACACCTGGAGAAGAACTTGAAGGAATCGATGTTGATAGCTTGTATAC GACACCAGAGAAACTTCACACATGGATAAAGACTGTGGTGGATACTTATCATTTGAGCACAGAAGGTACCCTTATTAGGGAAGCAAGGGATATGCTGAATCCAGAGGTCATCCAAAAATTGGAGGTCCTTAAAACTGTTGTGGAAAGGAATTTCATGTGA
- the LOC112770416 gene encoding uncharacterized protein, which yields MVKVLQQATEVDYGFRPSYRKVWMAKQKAIAQIYGDWEESYAELPRWMLRVQLTMAGTVTVLKTSPIKLGDQVDESTMYFHRLFWTFSPSIEAFRHCKPLVSIDGTHSYGKYGGTLLLAIAQDGNSNILPIAFALVEGENAESWSFFLSNLQSHVTPQVGILVISDRHNGIKAAHEAPENGWLPPRAFRAFCIRHVAANFSLSFKGKDARRMLVNAAYAKTEAEFYYWFDIMRTENPAMCDLANRMEYDKWTQHQNSGRQFGHMTTNISECVNSVLKGTRNLLVTSLVKSTYERLAELFVVRRQMAEAQMGIGAGSLRSTRQTGTEHPASVAYNGSHRRP from the coding sequence ATGGTAAAAGTCTTGCAACAAGCAACGGAAGTCGATTATGGGTTCAGGCCTAGTTACAGGAAGGTTTGGATGGCAAAACAAAAGGCAATAGCACAAATATACGGAGATTGGGAAGAGTCGTATGCCGAGTTGCCACGTTGGATGCTAAGGGTCCAGTTGACCATGGCCGGGACAGTTACAGTGTTGAAGACTTCTCCTATTAAACTTGGGGATCAGGTCGATGAGTCTACAATGTACTTTCATCGCCTTTTCTGGACATTTTCACCCTCAATTGAGGCCTTCCGGCATTGCAAGCCCCTCGTGAGCATTGACGGTACCCACTCGTATGGCAAGTATGGAGGCACGCTGCTGTTGGCGATTGCGCAGGATGGAAACTCGAATATCCTCCCGATAGCCTTCGCCCTTGTGGAGGGAGAAAATGCGGAGTCATGGTCCTTTTTCTTGTCCAACCTACAATCGCATGTAACGCCGCAGGTGGGTATTCTTGTTATCTCCGACCGGCATAATGGCATCAAGGCTGCCCATGAGGCCCCCGAGAATGGTTGGCTGCCTCCACGTGCTTTTCGAGCGTTCTGTATTCGTCATGTAGCGGCGAATTTTAGCCTAAGCTTCAAAGGTAAAGACGCAAGGAGGATGTTGGTGAATGCTGCCTATGCAAAGACTGAAGCGGAGTTTTATTACTGGTTTGACATCATGCGGACTGAGAATCCGGCCATGTGTGATTTGGCCAATCGGATGGAGTATGACAAGTGGACCCAGCATCAGAATAGCGGGAGACAGTTTGGGCACATGACAACCAACATTAGTGAATGTGTGAATTCTGTGTTAAAGGGAACTCGCAACCTCCTGGTCACTTCATTGGTTAAGTCAACTTACGAGAGGCTTGCTGAGCTATTCGTGGTCCGCAGACAGATGGCGGAGGCACAGATGGGGATTGGTGCCGGCTCATTGAGATCCACTCGGCAAACTGGGACTGAACATCCGGCATCTGTGGCCTATAATGGGTCGCATCGTCGTCCCTAA